From a region of the Manduca sexta isolate Smith_Timp_Sample1 chromosome 19, JHU_Msex_v1.0, whole genome shotgun sequence genome:
- the LOC115441208 gene encoding ubiquitin domain-containing protein 2 gives MGGCIGITRSGSGPIEESSGTVSRPNSGGLRKNQSLCHETIRWKSDVPLTEGQLRSKRDEFWDTAPAFEGRKEIWDALRAAAVAAEAMDFQLAQAILDGASVSVPNGYLTECYDEWGTRYQVPIYCLSPPINMVKEASGRDSPAEWSEPVDGGAELSLRLRLSSTCKDVDLAVYSKHTVAQCKNKLHAQENIEPWRQRWFYGGKLLGDRLLVEEAKITPGYVVQVIVSTDPQPPS, from the exons ATGGGTGGTTGTATTGGTATAACTAGAAGCGGTAGTGGGCCCATCGAGGAGTCTTCGGGGACAGTTTCACGGCCTAATTCTG GCGGACTAAGGAAGAACCAATCTTTGTGCCATGAGACAATCAGATGGAAATCCGACGTGCCTCTGACGGAAGGTCAGTTACGCAGCAAGAGAGACGAGTTTTGGGACACTGCGCCGGCTTTTGAAGGTCGAAAAGAGATCTGGGATGCGCtgcgggcggcggcggtggcCGCCGAGGCGATGGACTTTCAGCTCGCGCAAGCCATACTCGACGGCGCGAGTGTGTCCGTCCCCAATGGCTACCTCACAGAATGCTATGATGAATGGGGCACCAGGTATCAG GTGCCAATCTACTGCCTGTCGCCTCCCATCAACATGGTGAAGGAGGCGAGCGGGCGCGACTCGCCGGCGGAGTGGTCGGAGCCGGTGGACGGCGGCGCGGAGCTGTCGCTGCGGCTGCGGCTCTCCAGCACCTGCAAGGATGTGGACCTCGCCGTCTACTCCAAGCACACTGTCGCGCAGTGCAAGAATAAGTTACAT GCTCAAGAGAACATCGAACCATGGCGTCAGCGGTGGTTCTACGGCGGGAAACTCCTCGGAGACCGACTACTGGTGGAAGAGGCCAAGATCACTCCTGGCTACGTGGTGCAAGTGATCGTGAGTACGGACCCTCAGCCGCCCAGCTAG
- the LOC115441225 gene encoding alpha-ketoglutarate-dependent dioxygenase alkB homolog 6, with protein sequence MNNTPINIEKYKVTTAEPTAFYISEFISENEEKLILSNIYAAPKPKWTQLSNRRLQNWGGLPHNKGMIAETIPGWLDQYLDRIHSLNLMSGKRPNHVLVNEYLAGQGIMPHLDGDLFYPTITTISVGSHTILKFLKPATDNNNMQPVFSFLLEPRSLLVLQDKLFHHYLHWIEEVKQDVLDDTVVNLHMCSDKYAKGSTVERDTRISLTIRHVPKTTTFKINIGNKR encoded by the exons atgaataatacacctataaatattgaaaagtataaAGTGACCACT gccGAACCCACTGCGTTCTACATATCGGAATTTATATCAGAAAATGAAGAAAAGTTGATATTATCAAACATTTACGCGGCACCAAAACCGAAGTGGACGCAACTTTCGAACAGAAGGCTGCAAAATTGGGGCGGTTTACCTCACAATAAGGGTATGATTGCCGAAACTATACCTGGTTGGTTGGACCAGTATCTCGACAGGATACACAGCCTTAACTTAATGAGCGGGAAAAGGCCTAATCATGTGCTAGTTAATGAGTATCTAGCCGGGCAGGGCATAATGCCGCATTTGGATGGGGATTTATTCTATCCCACAATAACTACCATTTCTGTCGGATCCCATACCATTTTAAAGTTCCTCAAACCTGCTACAGATAATAATAACATGCAGCCAGTGTTTTCGTTTTTGCTGGAACCAAGGAGTTTACTAGTATTGCAAGACAAACTCTTTCACCATTATTTACATTGGATAGAAGAAGTCAAGCAGGATGTATTGGATGATACTGTTGTGAATTTACACATGTGTTCTGATAAATATGCCAAAGGCTCTACTGTAGAAAGAGACACTAGGATATCTCTAACCATTAGGCATGTGCCAAAAACaactacttttaaaattaacattggtAATAAAAGAtag